The sequence below is a genomic window from Sparus aurata chromosome 6, fSpaAur1.1, whole genome shotgun sequence.
CAATGGCACAGTGAGTTGGAGACGAGTACCAGCCTCATGGCCTTTTGTCTTAGCGCCCCTCATCATGCAGGTGTCGCTGCACCCGCCTCCCCCTCCTGttcagctgctctccactcggTGCTTTGTTTGGGTTGTGAAATGGCACAGATGTTAGTGAGCAAGTCTGTTGATGTTTCATCGGTGTCTCAAGTCTAGCTTGGGAGCTTATTCTCTGGGGAATAATGAGGGCTCTACACACATGCCCTTTTTTAAGTGTCCCCAGAGGAGTCTGAACATGCAAGGGCTCTGGGAGGATTATTTCAAATATGCTTGGGATTCAGTGTTTTGACCCTGCTCTTACTGATAGAATTATAGACTATACTATTCCTCATATAAAAAGCCCCAATCATGACATGATGTGTTGCTTTACTGACATTCGTCTCTCCTCATTCAGAACGGTGCTGATCACAGTGACAAAGTGGAAAAAGCCGATGAGGAGAAACACAAGAATGGAGATGGTAGGTTCATTTAAAACTGTACCGGGAGAGATGGAGGTCTTCACATTTCTCCCTTTTGTTGCTTCTGATTATTTAACCTCAACTGGCATTCAATTCAAATTTCCATTTTCCCATGTATCTTGTTTTAATTACATTAGTGAAGGATGAATGTTCTAAAGTGACAAACTGTGCTTACAGACAAGGCAGAGGAGGCGCCCCCTGCTGAGGAGACTGATGCACAGCCTGTGAAGCgtgcagctgaggaggaggaggttggttGTCACCATGCTAAAATACACACTCAATCTTTTTTAATGTGTTGACTAATTTGTTCACTGTTGATCTTTTTACTAATGTATGacatattttcctgtttttaatcAGGAGAAAGTGGAGACAAAAAAGCAGAAGACAGAGGAGAATGGAGATTCAAAAGAGGCAGAAGTGGAGGCTTAAGTCTCTGCCCTGCTACACATTTGCAGCACTGTCTTACCAGCCTGGTCAACATCGTGTTGTAGAGCTTGTGCTttctgtacctttttttttgagaaatatttttttgtttgctccCATGTTACCACATTGCACTGGAGTCCTGAAAGATAGTGGCCCTGCATCCTTTTTtatgaaatgttatttattgGTCTTTAAAATGAGCTTTTTTTTACTTGTACAAATAGGGCCACGCCATGAGATCAGTTTTTTCATTTCTTGAGGTTTTATATTGGTATGTTAGAAGCACAATCTCTATTATGTCCGTGCTGACCAGATGATTTCATTCATACAGGCAGCTGCTCACCCCCTCCAAGGCTCATGTTGACCTCTCAGATTCACTTAAAGGACCAAAGATAAGTTTTAAGCAGGGGCTAATGGACAGTTGTTAGCATTATTAGTTGAggcataattttttttttgtgttgagcTGCTACTTAATCCTTGGCTTGGCTGCCCTGTTAACATAACAGATGGTGCAAATGAATAAAGGGGCTCTGTCTTGCCCCTCCATGATAAGATTACTTGATCTGTGGAGGCAGGATTCTGCAATGTTAATTAACCCCTCTTAAATCTTAAAGCTTTGGTCATTTGTTCTGTATGCATTCCACGCAAGTTTGTACCATTTATACTTGTTTTTCTTACGTTTTCAATGAGTTTTATGTTATGGCTGGGTAGCCCAGTTTTGTGTCCAAGACTGCCTTTTTCAGAACCAGAATGACATTCGGTTACTTCAGCCACTGCTTTGTATATTCTgattaacaaataaattgtcTTTTTACTTAAGTATAtcgtttttgtgtgtttgatgcaTGTTTATAGTTCATCACTGCCTTAGAAACCATGGCGTTTTAAGTAGATGATGTCACCTGACCCAATTTTTCTTAACATGGAAAATGGCTGGCTTAGTTGAAGGAAGGAACAGGAATAATCTCACTTGGTAATGGAAAAGGTTGCACTGAATCAATGGATTGCTGTCTTGTGTCTCTTGGCTCCCCCATGTGGTGTACTTTAAGATTGCACATTTCTGTTCAAGTCAGCTGGGGTGACAACTAGAATAtgcaaaagagaaaataatgacacaggAGTCCAAAATGGCAAAAATGATTTTTAGTTTTAACTGAACCCTGAATAAAAGCTTTTACAGTAACATTGCTAATATTGAGCAATAGGTGGTACCATGTaacacaaaaactgtttttttttctcaagcaAGCTGCAACAGCATGGTCCATACAGTTACTGTTTCCTCAGAAACATTAGCATGGCGTGCATCCAGTCAGTCTAGGAGGCGCTAATAGTAGGCAATTATTGACATTCTGCTGAGGCAGCCATTAGGACTGCCACCATAATGTTGGTGCATATCAGTGTGTGAGCCAGTTAAGAGAAACCATCACAATGGTTGGCTTGAAACAGGTGAAGTTAACCTTATGTTAAAGACCTGAATTCTCGCTTGGTGCCTGTGGTGAGGCTGAACAGACGAAGCAATACGGGTTGTCATGGcacaacatgtaaaaaaattaattataaGTACCATTTAG
It includes:
- the LOC115583057 gene encoding parathymosin; this encodes MADTAVDTTATAEVTAKELKEKKEVEVEEKTEEKKTDNGDAPANGTNGADHSDKVEKADEEKHKNGDDKAEEAPPAEETDAQPVKRAAEEEEEKVETKKQKTEENGDSKEAEVEA